The Corynebacterium glaucum genome includes a region encoding these proteins:
- the ilvC gene encoding ketol-acid reductoisomerase — MAIEVLYDNDADLTIIQGKKVAIIGYGSQGHAHAQNLRESGVEVVIGLREGSKSAAKAKEAGFEVKSNADAAAWADVIMLLAPDTSQAEIFKNDIEPNLNEGDALFFGHGLNIHFKLIEPAESITVAMVAPKGPGHLVRRTYTDGKGVPTLIAVEQDPQGNGRDLALSYAAAIGGARAGVIPTTFEAETVTDLFGEQAVLCGGLEDLIMKGFEVLTEAGYEPEMAYFECLHEMKLIVDLVYEGGLANMNYSISDTAEFGGYLSGPRVIDEGAKDRMRDILKDIQDGSFTKRLVANVEGGNKELEGLRQKINEHPIEKTGAQLRDMMSWVKNPLNETA, encoded by the coding sequence ATGGCAATTGAAGTTCTGTACGACAACGACGCAGACCTGACCATCATCCAAGGTAAGAAGGTCGCCATCATCGGCTACGGCTCCCAGGGCCACGCCCACGCACAGAACCTGCGCGAGTCCGGCGTCGAGGTTGTCATCGGCCTGCGCGAGGGCTCCAAGTCTGCAGCCAAGGCCAAGGAGGCCGGCTTCGAGGTCAAGTCCAACGCCGATGCAGCCGCTTGGGCCGACGTCATCATGCTGCTCGCCCCGGACACCTCACAGGCAGAGATCTTCAAGAACGACATTGAGCCGAACCTGAACGAAGGCGACGCGCTGTTCTTCGGCCACGGCCTGAACATCCACTTCAAGCTCATCGAGCCGGCCGAGAGCATCACCGTGGCCATGGTTGCTCCGAAGGGCCCGGGCCACCTGGTGCGCCGCACGTACACCGACGGCAAGGGTGTGCCGACCCTGATCGCCGTGGAGCAGGACCCGCAGGGCAACGGCCGTGACCTCGCTCTGTCCTACGCTGCGGCGATCGGCGGCGCCCGCGCGGGTGTCATTCCGACCACCTTCGAGGCTGAGACCGTCACCGACCTCTTTGGTGAGCAGGCCGTGCTCTGCGGTGGCCTCGAGGACTTGATCATGAAGGGCTTCGAGGTGCTGACCGAGGCCGGCTACGAGCCGGAGATGGCGTACTTCGAGTGCCTGCACGAGATGAAGCTCATCGTTGACTTGGTGTACGAAGGTGGTCTGGCCAACATGAACTACTCCATCTCGGACACTGCGGAGTTTGGCGGCTACCTTTCCGGCCCGCGCGTGATCGACGAGGGCGCAAAGGACCGCATGCGCGACATCCTGAAGGACATCCAGGACGGCTCCTTCACTAAGCGCCTCGTTGCCAACGTCGAAGGTGGCAACAAGGAGCTTGAGGGTCTGCGCCAGAAGATCAACGAGCACCCGATCGAAAAGACCGGTGCTCAGCTGCGCGACATGATGAGCTGGGTAAAGAACCCGCTCAACGAGACTGCGTAA
- a CDS encoding cation diffusion facilitator family transporter, translating into MHHGHNDTHNHTHHHKHSHAPTSAPIRALLTALAITSVVFLAEIVGGWLTGSVALLADAMHMLSDAAGLIIAALAVIAGQRAASDRATFGHRRVEVLAAALNAATVLAISIFICIEAISRLKSPTEIASSTMMLIALIGLVANAVSAWVLSRHSEDSINVRGAYLHVLVDMLGSLAVIAAGAVIHFTGLVVADVVASLLIAALVFPRAWQLLRNSTRVLLEQVPEDFEVERVLPALRAIDGVAEVHDLHLWSLDGVSVLATAHLTLHGQHTTVQDFSRVLDEAQAELRALGVDHATIQVELPEHIHHESICEN; encoded by the coding sequence ATGCATCACGGCCACAACGACACCCACAACCACACGCACCACCACAAACACAGCCACGCCCCGACGAGCGCCCCGATCCGCGCTCTTCTCACCGCACTTGCGATTACCTCGGTCGTCTTCCTCGCCGAAATTGTCGGTGGTTGGCTCACCGGCTCGGTGGCCCTCCTCGCGGACGCTATGCACATGCTCTCCGACGCCGCGGGGCTAATCATCGCCGCACTCGCGGTCATTGCTGGCCAGCGCGCAGCGTCTGACCGCGCTACTTTCGGACACCGCAGAGTCGAGGTCCTTGCCGCGGCACTGAACGCGGCTACGGTGCTCGCCATTTCCATTTTTATCTGCATCGAGGCGATTAGTCGGCTCAAGAGCCCGACTGAAATTGCGAGCAGCACGATGATGCTCATCGCCCTCATCGGGCTGGTTGCCAATGCCGTCTCGGCGTGGGTGCTATCCCGCCACTCCGAGGACTCAATCAACGTTCGCGGCGCTTATCTTCATGTACTCGTCGACATGCTGGGCTCGCTTGCAGTTATCGCCGCGGGCGCCGTGATCCACTTCACGGGCCTGGTCGTGGCGGATGTCGTCGCTTCGTTGCTCATCGCCGCCTTGGTGTTTCCGCGAGCGTGGCAGCTGCTGCGCAACTCAACCCGCGTCTTGCTAGAGCAGGTGCCGGAGGATTTCGAAGTTGAGCGCGTCCTTCCGGCGCTGCGAGCGATCGACGGGGTAGCAGAGGTGCACGATTTGCACCTCTGGTCTCTCGACGGCGTGTCGGTCCTTGCTACTGCGCATCTGACCCTGCACGGCCAACACACGACCGTGCAGGACTTTTCCCGTGTGCTCGATGAGGCCCAGGCCGAGCTACGTGCGCTGGGCGTCGACCACGCGACGATACAGGTGGAATTGCCCGAGCACATTCATCACGAGAGCATTTGTGAAAACTGA
- a CDS encoding DUF262 domain-containing protein: MGFTTPSYSLIDLFTRAERGELQLPDFQREYIWNTDRVRTLITSVLRGYPIGSFLALDTRNSPVRFRPRPLAGLQVEGVEPGLLLLDGQQRLTSLYHAFKGEGVIPTVDYLGEPIARRFFVDVRGAVASDPMPVESVFSVDLDGNVRSHFGPEIEGGINSREDMLRHGVIPVSLLMWKEGNDLLIDMAACTEDEGMRAAVKRFQNEVLRWLPAYDVPVIRVDRNTSQVGVGQIFAHANSAGLQMDVFELLTAMFANQDPGFKLAEHWAGVEKQLRQYPALDRVGRIEYLRSLALLITARKGQATGHRGDILTISLDDYRAHSDEVTRAYLQAAEFLADRRILSVDQVPYSSQLVPLATILARLAEHPGALDEDRARDRLNRWFWSGVFGELYGAHAPTIRAGLDVQEVTPWVLGHTDEEPRTVADAEFKESRLLNATEESGVFRGLFSLLMARGARDWRTGKEFSRETFEELQPSFHTVFSPAFCAGIGAEGALAHSVLNRTPMGRRTEVVIEENEPKRYLPRLQSKSLLDDHEFDAVIEGHEISPQHLLSSNWDAFLEDRRERFVALIEYSMGKPVIRDVVGALGQPTGSQRGHATMADPVDVLEHTEHTEHTEHTDQDTDHSED; encoded by the coding sequence ATGGGGTTCACCACGCCGAGTTACTCACTTATCGATCTCTTCACACGGGCAGAGCGCGGCGAGTTGCAGCTGCCGGATTTTCAGCGCGAATACATCTGGAACACCGACCGCGTTCGCACACTCATCACGTCTGTACTGCGCGGATACCCGATCGGGTCATTCTTGGCACTCGACACCCGCAACTCCCCAGTACGGTTTCGCCCACGGCCGCTTGCAGGGCTGCAGGTTGAGGGGGTTGAGCCGGGGCTATTGCTTCTCGACGGCCAACAGCGACTGACCTCCCTGTACCACGCATTCAAGGGCGAGGGAGTCATCCCAACCGTGGACTACCTTGGGGAGCCGATCGCACGCCGCTTCTTCGTCGATGTCCGCGGCGCGGTCGCCTCCGATCCGATGCCAGTTGAATCGGTGTTCTCCGTTGACCTCGACGGCAACGTGCGCTCCCACTTCGGTCCGGAGATCGAGGGCGGGATCAACAGCCGTGAGGACATGCTGCGCCACGGCGTGATTCCCGTGTCCCTGTTGATGTGGAAAGAGGGAAATGACCTCCTGATTGACATGGCCGCCTGTACCGAGGATGAGGGCATGCGTGCGGCTGTGAAGCGCTTCCAAAATGAGGTGCTGCGCTGGCTTCCGGCTTACGACGTACCCGTGATCCGCGTAGATCGCAACACTTCCCAGGTTGGCGTTGGCCAGATTTTCGCGCACGCGAATTCCGCCGGGCTCCAGATGGACGTCTTCGAGCTGTTGACGGCGATGTTCGCGAACCAGGATCCCGGCTTCAAGTTGGCGGAGCACTGGGCGGGCGTCGAAAAGCAACTTCGGCAGTACCCCGCACTTGATCGAGTTGGGCGCATTGAATACCTGCGATCGCTCGCGCTGTTGATCACTGCCCGCAAGGGACAGGCGACCGGACACCGCGGCGACATTCTGACAATCTCTTTGGACGACTACCGCGCACATTCCGACGAGGTGACGCGCGCGTATTTGCAGGCTGCCGAGTTCCTGGCGGATCGGCGGATCCTCTCCGTTGACCAAGTTCCGTACTCGTCCCAGCTCGTGCCGCTGGCGACGATCCTCGCTCGCTTAGCCGAGCACCCTGGGGCATTGGACGAGGACCGTGCGCGGGATCGCTTGAACCGCTGGTTCTGGTCTGGTGTGTTCGGCGAGCTCTACGGCGCCCATGCGCCGACGATTCGTGCAGGTCTTGACGTGCAGGAGGTCACTCCGTGGGTGCTCGGACATACGGATGAAGAGCCTCGAACTGTCGCAGATGCCGAGTTCAAGGAGTCTCGTCTCCTGAATGCGACTGAGGAAAGCGGCGTATTCCGCGGACTATTCAGCCTGCTTATGGCTCGCGGGGCGCGCGACTGGCGCACCGGAAAAGAGTTCAGTCGGGAGACTTTCGAGGAACTGCAACCCAGCTTCCACACAGTCTTCTCGCCGGCGTTCTGCGCGGGGATCGGTGCCGAGGGCGCGCTTGCACATTCGGTGCTCAACCGCACGCCGATGGGACGACGCACCGAAGTCGTGATCGAAGAAAACGAGCCGAAACGGTACCTGCCAAGGCTGCAGTCGAAGTCGCTTCTCGACGACCACGAGTTCGACGCGGTCATCGAAGGCCACGAGATTAGCCCGCAGCATCTCCTTAGCTCGAACTGGGACGCGTTCCTTGAGGACCGCCGTGAAAGGTTCGTCGCGCTCATCGAATACTCTATGGGCAAACCGGTGATTCGAGACGTCGTCGGCGCTCTTGGGCAGCCAACTGGGAGCCAGCGCGGACATGCCACCATGGCGGATCCAGTCGACGTTCTCGAGCACACTGAACACACCGAGCACACCGAACACACTGACCAGGACACTGACCATTCCGAAGACTAA
- the serA gene encoding phosphoglycerate dehydrogenase: MAKPVVLIADKLAQSTVEALGDSVEVRWVDGPNREELLDAVPEADALLVRSATTVDREVIEAAPNLKIIGRAGVGLDNVDIPVATERGVMVANAPTSNIHSACEHAIALLLSTARQIPAADQTLRNAEWKRSAFKGVEIFGKTVGIVGFGHIGQLFAQRLSAFETTIIAYDPYANPARAAQLGVELVELEELMARADFVTIHLPKTNETAGMFNAELLAKAKEGQIIINAARGGLVDEQALADAIKKGRIRGAGFDVYATEPCTDSPLFGLEEVVVTPHLGASTVEAQDRAGTDVADSVLKALAGEFVADAVNITGGKVDEEVARWLDLARKLGLLAGKLLDDAPVALNVTARGELSTENVESLGLSAVRGLFSGIVSEPVTFVNAPSIAESRGLDYSVATETEARAHRSALEVKAVAANGATATVVGALTGLEAVEKIVRINGRGMDMRAAGRNLFLRYTDAPGALGKVGGQLGDAGINIEAAALTQAAKGDGAVLVLRVESEVPEALEASIAESIGAQSFQVDLD; encoded by the coding sequence GTGGCTAAACCGGTCGTCCTCATCGCTGACAAGCTTGCTCAATCCACAGTTGAAGCACTCGGAGACTCGGTGGAGGTGCGCTGGGTAGACGGCCCGAACCGAGAGGAGCTGCTCGACGCTGTTCCGGAGGCGGATGCACTGCTGGTCCGCTCGGCGACAACGGTGGACCGCGAGGTCATTGAAGCTGCACCGAACCTGAAGATCATCGGCCGCGCCGGCGTCGGCCTCGACAACGTCGACATCCCGGTAGCCACCGAACGCGGCGTGATGGTGGCGAACGCCCCGACCTCGAATATCCACTCCGCATGCGAGCACGCGATCGCACTGCTGCTGTCTACCGCCCGCCAGATCCCGGCCGCCGACCAGACGTTGCGCAACGCTGAGTGGAAGCGTTCCGCGTTCAAGGGCGTCGAAATCTTCGGCAAGACCGTCGGCATTGTCGGTTTCGGCCACATCGGCCAACTGTTCGCGCAGCGACTGAGCGCGTTCGAAACCACCATCATCGCGTACGACCCGTACGCCAACCCGGCCCGCGCCGCGCAGCTCGGCGTCGAGTTGGTCGAGCTTGAAGAGCTCATGGCTCGCGCCGACTTCGTGACCATCCACCTTCCGAAGACCAATGAAACTGCCGGCATGTTCAATGCCGAGCTGTTGGCCAAAGCGAAGGAGGGCCAGATCATTATCAACGCGGCCCGCGGTGGCCTGGTCGACGAGCAGGCACTCGCCGACGCGATCAAGAAAGGCCGCATCCGCGGCGCCGGTTTCGACGTCTACGCGACCGAACCGTGCACCGATTCGCCGCTGTTCGGCCTCGAGGAGGTCGTGGTCACCCCACACCTCGGCGCGTCGACGGTCGAGGCGCAGGACCGCGCCGGCACCGATGTCGCCGACTCCGTGCTGAAGGCGCTCGCCGGCGAGTTCGTCGCGGACGCCGTGAACATCACCGGTGGCAAAGTGGACGAGGAGGTCGCTCGTTGGCTCGACCTTGCTCGCAAGCTTGGGCTTCTTGCGGGCAAGTTGCTTGACGACGCCCCGGTTGCTCTCAACGTCACCGCTCGCGGGGAGCTATCGACCGAAAACGTCGAGTCGCTGGGGTTGTCGGCAGTTCGCGGCCTGTTCTCTGGGATCGTGTCCGAGCCGGTGACCTTCGTCAACGCGCCGTCGATCGCCGAGTCACGCGGGCTGGATTACTCGGTCGCCACCGAGACGGAGGCGCGTGCGCACCGCAGCGCGCTTGAGGTCAAGGCGGTTGCCGCTAACGGCGCAACAGCGACGGTGGTTGGTGCGCTCACGGGACTCGAAGCCGTGGAAAAGATCGTTCGGATCAACGGTCGCGGCATGGACATGCGCGCGGCTGGTCGCAACCTCTTCCTGCGATACACGGATGCTCCGGGTGCGTTGGGCAAGGTCGGTGGCCAGCTGGGTGACGCTGGCATCAACATCGAGGCTGCCGCGCTGACCCAAGCAGCTAAGGGCGACGGGGCGGTGCTGGTTCTGCGCGTCGAGTCGGAGGTTCCGGAAGCGCTGGAAGCTTCGATCGCCGAGTCGATTGGCGCGCAGTCGTTCCAGGTTGATCTGGACTAA
- a CDS encoding 3-isopropylmalate dehydrogenase: protein MKIAVIAGDGIGTEVMAEGLKVLHAVRDDVETTDYDLGARRYLRNGELLTDDDLASLKQHDAILLGAVGDPERVPAGVLERGLLLPLRFKLDHYVNLRPSRLYPTSISPLAKPGDIDFVVVREGTEGLYAGNGGVLRQGTDQEIASEVSQNTYYGVERVVRYAFELAMTRRKKLTLVHKTNVLVNAGGLWQRVVDEIAPEFPEVEVDYNHIDAATIYMVTDPQRYDVIVTDNLFGDILTDLAGAVAGGVGQACSGNINAAREMPSMFEPVHGSAPDIAGQGIADPTAMILSVAMMLRFLGDEDNALRIESAVEADVASRDATAVKTAEVGDRIAAALQ from the coding sequence ATGAAGATTGCAGTGATTGCGGGTGACGGCATTGGCACCGAGGTAATGGCAGAGGGGCTCAAAGTGCTCCACGCCGTGCGTGATGACGTTGAAACCACGGATTACGATCTCGGTGCTCGCCGCTACCTTCGCAACGGCGAGCTGCTCACAGACGACGATCTGGCCAGCCTCAAGCAGCACGACGCAATCCTGCTTGGGGCGGTCGGCGACCCTGAGCGTGTCCCGGCCGGCGTGCTCGAGCGTGGTCTGCTGCTGCCGCTCCGCTTCAAACTGGATCACTACGTGAACCTCCGCCCATCGCGGCTGTACCCGACGTCGATAAGTCCGCTCGCGAAACCGGGTGACATCGATTTCGTGGTCGTGCGGGAAGGCACCGAGGGACTTTACGCGGGCAACGGTGGTGTGCTGCGCCAGGGCACTGACCAAGAAATTGCTTCCGAGGTCTCTCAGAACACCTACTACGGCGTGGAGCGCGTCGTGCGGTACGCGTTCGAACTGGCCATGACCCGCCGTAAGAAGCTCACCCTCGTGCACAAAACAAACGTGCTGGTCAATGCAGGCGGCTTGTGGCAGCGCGTCGTGGATGAGATAGCTCCGGAATTTCCTGAGGTCGAGGTCGACTACAACCACATCGATGCGGCGACGATCTACATGGTCACTGATCCGCAGCGCTACGACGTGATTGTCACCGATAATCTTTTCGGCGACATCTTGACGGACCTTGCAGGCGCCGTCGCCGGTGGTGTCGGCCAGGCGTGCTCCGGAAACATCAACGCGGCGCGCGAGATGCCGTCGATGTTTGAACCGGTCCACGGTTCGGCGCCGGATATCGCGGGCCAGGGTATCGCCGATCCGACCGCGATGATTCTGTCCGTTGCCATGATGCTGCGGTTCTTGGGCGACGAAGACAATGCTTTGCGTATCGAATCCGCTGTGGAGGCGGATGTCGCGTCTCGGGACGCCACCGCCGTGAAGACGGCGGAGGTTGGTGACCGCATCGCGGCTGCGCTGCAATAG
- a CDS encoding cell wall-binding repeat-containing protein, with protein MTYRRFPVSAAAIITVATFTLAACGESGDVGQAGSGGNVDGADSQDSAKLDMDGAEVLQDGSGSGVDVSKRLFESAETVVVAEPNQADQMQAAAVAVSLGAPMLVRHPEAVDEVDEEIARLGADRVIEVPGDTDEEDIQVIADTEPIAPADGESDIDAIAGQAAAQPLPIQLPPVLATGETSRAAVASAISAGADVQVLGIADPRETSESMRLVTEQDTLAIGQQWGSNDDYRARVALASNGELPGGGGLVFPGRRMIALYGHPYGPELGVMGEQPPAEAAKLAQEYASWYEGLDEQPIIPAFEVIVTVASEYPGDDDNYSNETPAEDIVPYVDAILDAGGYAVLDLQPGQGSFLEQVKIYEELLKRPNVGLALDAEWKLNPGEAPLSRIGSASAAEINEVANWLAALVRDNNLPQKALILHQFQTMMYPDRENIVTGQPELAWVLHADGHGVSEQKFDTWNVLREDLDPEFFMAWKNFIDEDTPMFTPEQTYADVNPRPWFVSYQ; from the coding sequence ATGACCTACCGCCGTTTCCCCGTTAGTGCCGCTGCGATCATTACGGTCGCGACGTTTACGCTAGCCGCCTGTGGCGAGAGCGGTGACGTGGGCCAGGCGGGCAGCGGTGGCAACGTTGACGGTGCGGATTCTCAGGACTCGGCGAAGTTGGACATGGATGGGGCGGAGGTTCTTCAGGACGGCAGCGGCAGTGGCGTCGACGTCTCGAAGCGGCTGTTCGAGTCCGCCGAGACCGTGGTCGTGGCGGAACCGAACCAAGCTGATCAAATGCAGGCCGCAGCGGTGGCAGTTTCCCTCGGCGCACCAATGCTGGTGCGGCACCCGGAGGCTGTCGACGAGGTAGATGAAGAGATCGCGCGTCTCGGTGCGGACCGTGTGATCGAAGTACCCGGCGACACAGACGAAGAAGACATCCAGGTGATCGCCGACACCGAGCCGATTGCTCCCGCCGACGGCGAAAGCGACATCGATGCCATCGCCGGTCAAGCAGCTGCGCAACCCCTCCCGATACAGCTTCCGCCAGTGCTTGCCACCGGTGAGACCTCTCGCGCCGCGGTTGCGTCGGCGATCTCGGCGGGTGCCGACGTCCAGGTGCTGGGGATCGCGGATCCAAGGGAGACGTCGGAAAGCATGCGTTTGGTGACCGAACAGGACACGCTGGCGATCGGCCAGCAGTGGGGCTCGAACGACGACTACCGTGCCCGTGTCGCACTGGCGAGCAACGGTGAGCTGCCCGGTGGCGGTGGACTCGTGTTCCCCGGCCGGCGCATGATTGCGCTGTACGGCCACCCGTACGGCCCCGAACTCGGCGTGATGGGGGAGCAGCCGCCTGCTGAAGCTGCGAAGCTGGCTCAGGAGTACGCGTCCTGGTACGAGGGCCTCGATGAGCAGCCGATTATCCCGGCCTTCGAGGTCATTGTGACCGTTGCCTCCGAATATCCCGGTGACGACGACAACTACTCTAACGAGACCCCGGCCGAAGATATCGTGCCGTACGTCGACGCGATCCTGGACGCCGGCGGATATGCAGTGCTTGATCTCCAGCCCGGTCAAGGCAGCTTCCTTGAGCAAGTGAAGATTTACGAGGAACTGCTGAAGCGACCGAATGTTGGTCTTGCCCTTGATGCAGAGTGGAAGCTGAACCCGGGAGAGGCGCCGCTTTCGCGCATCGGGAGTGCGTCTGCCGCAGAAATCAACGAGGTTGCTAATTGGCTCGCCGCGCTCGTGCGGGACAACAACTTGCCACAGAAGGCGCTGATTCTGCACCAGTTCCAAACGATGATGTACCCGGACCGCGAGAACATCGTGACTGGTCAGCCGGAGCTTGCATGGGTGCTGCACGCGGACGGTCACGGTGTGTCGGAGCAGAAATTCGACACATGGAACGTGCTGCGCGAAGACCTCGACCCAGAGTTCTTCATGGCGTGGAAAAACTTCATCGACGAGGACACGCCGATGTTCACCCCCGAGCAAACCTATGCGGACGTCAACCCGCGTCCGTGGTTTGTCAGCTACCAGTGA